One segment of Gemmatimonadota bacterium DNA contains the following:
- a CDS encoding Ig-like domain-containing protein, giving the protein MHPTFIRAAGLVSLGWVSACGLITDSSGPAEIRVSMSEVSLRARDSVRLSAVVIDDGGDRILPVRLEWSSSDTSVATVDFTGLLMGVGAGSAEIRVTTGGRVGVAFVSVEPRGFTSLSLGDDQSCGITVSRRAYCWGHNGGSGLGTGEDSPDLLSPTLVQGDIEFSSISVGIHHVCGISTEGEAYCWGANPDGRLGVGDTDSRTGPSTVLGNGKFTAISAGDDHTCAVDESGRAYCWGSNWFSQLGLGESERRTERHVPTPVLTDVLFSSIDAGRTSTCGVSTGEAGYCWGDGALGTEGDLFDRGSWVGFTPIEIPAFQWRDVQTSKFLLMNSQIWAISCGLDVLGALYCWQNQEWGGIGVDPALIGAGPFEAMSLENLRVCALPASGEPFCRNAGRWNDPGRPMGIPFVSVERGAFHTCGLTANGLAYCWGSNRSGELGNGTIDSSGLGVDEPVQVVEPE; this is encoded by the coding sequence ATGCATCCAACCTTCATCCGCGCCGCCGGCCTCGTGTCGCTCGGCTGGGTTTCAGCCTGTGGTCTGATCACGGACTCCTCCGGCCCGGCTGAGATTCGCGTTTCGATGTCCGAAGTGTCGCTCCGTGCGCGGGACTCCGTTCGGCTGAGCGCGGTCGTAATCGACGACGGCGGCGACCGAATCCTCCCTGTGCGCCTTGAATGGAGCAGCTCGGACACGAGCGTCGCCACGGTCGATTTCACGGGGCTCCTGATGGGGGTCGGAGCCGGGAGCGCGGAGATTCGCGTGACGACGGGAGGGAGAGTCGGCGTCGCGTTCGTGAGCGTGGAACCTCGCGGGTTTACCAGCCTGTCTCTGGGGGACGACCAGTCGTGCGGCATTACGGTCTCCAGACGTGCCTACTGCTGGGGGCACAACGGCGGAAGCGGACTCGGGACCGGGGAGGATTCGCCCGACCTACTATCTCCCACTCTCGTGCAGGGGGACATCGAGTTCTCTTCCATCTCGGTCGGGATTCACCACGTCTGCGGAATCTCAACCGAGGGAGAAGCCTACTGCTGGGGAGCGAACCCGGACGGCCGCCTCGGCGTCGGGGACACAGACTCCCGTACCGGGCCCTCTACCGTCCTGGGCAACGGGAAGTTCACCGCGATCAGCGCGGGCGATGATCACACCTGCGCGGTGGACGAGAGCGGCCGCGCATATTGCTGGGGGAGCAACTGGTTCAGCCAGTTGGGGCTCGGCGAATCGGAGCGCCGGACGGAACGGCACGTACCGACCCCCGTGCTGACCGATGTGCTGTTCAGCTCGATCGATGCGGGCCGGACCAGCACCTGTGGCGTCAGCACCGGCGAGGCCGGCTACTGCTGGGGAGACGGAGCGCTCGGCACCGAAGGAGACCTCTTCGACAGAGGCTCATGGGTCGGTTTCACGCCCATCGAGATCCCCGCCTTCCAATGGCGGGATGTCCAGACCAGCAAATTTCTTCTCATGAATTCGCAGATCTGGGCAATTTCGTGCGGCCTCGATGTCCTGGGCGCCCTGTACTGTTGGCAAAACCAGGAGTGGGGAGGAATCGGGGTCGATCCGGCGCTCATCGGAGCCGGCCCGTTCGAGGCGATGTCGCTGGAAAACCTGCGCGTGTGCGCACTGCCCGCGAGCGGGGAGCCGTTCTGCCGGAACGCGGGACGTTGGAACGATCCCGGCCGGCCGATGGGGATTCCCTTCGTGTCCGTCGAGCGCGGCGCATTCCATACGTGCGGCCTGACGGCCAACGGCCTCGCCTACTGTTGGGGAAGTAACCGATCCGGCGAACTGGGTAACGGGACTATCGACTCATCCGGGTTGGGCGTGGACGAGCCGGTTCAGGTGGTCGAGCCCGAGTGA
- a CDS encoding DUF1697 domain-containing protein → MSERSGPVIVLLRGINVGGHGRLPMDELTRILQELGLEDIATYIQSGNAVGRMVGAPSPTLGEDIASAVQERRGFRPQVLVLAVDRLHEAIDANPFPEAAADPKSLHLWFLAEEPSSPDMESLARVASASERFRLAGDVFYLHAPDGVGRSKLAASVEKFLGVAATARNWRTVQKLREMAEAVP, encoded by the coding sequence ATGAGCGAGCGGAGCGGCCCGGTGATCGTCCTCCTGCGTGGCATCAACGTCGGCGGACATGGCCGGCTGCCCATGGATGAGCTCACGCGGATCCTGCAGGAACTGGGGCTGGAGGACATCGCGACCTACATCCAGAGCGGCAACGCGGTGGGCCGGATGGTAGGCGCGCCGTCCCCGACGCTGGGCGAGGATATCGCGTCGGCCGTTCAGGAGCGGCGCGGATTCCGGCCACAGGTCCTCGTACTGGCGGTCGATCGACTACATGAGGCGATCGATGCGAATCCGTTTCCGGAGGCCGCCGCCGACCCCAAGTCGCTGCACCTGTGGTTCCTCGCCGAAGAGCCATCGAGCCCGGACATGGAGTCGCTGGCCCGCGTCGCGTCGGCGTCCGAACGGTTCCGTCTCGCCGGCGACGTCTTCTACCTCCACGCCCCGGACGGCGTCGGCCGCTCGAAGCTGGCCGCGAGCGTCGAGAAGTTCCTGGGGGTCGCGGCCACGGCCAGGAACTGGCGCACCGTGCAGAAGCTGCGGGAAATGGCCGAAGCCGTGCCCTGA
- a CDS encoding NAD-dependent epimerase/dehydratase family protein, which yields MRVFVAGGTGVIGRRVVESLVREGHEVTALARTDDTEQTLRTLGARPDRSDLFDQAALERAVRGHDVVVNLATAIPPASEAMSEQAWARNHRVRREGAANLSEAALRGGVRRFVQESIALLYADGGDEWLDEEAPVSTTWVTESSLDAESAALAFGKSDREAVVLRFATFHAPDSAHTVDTIGAARQGVAACLGPLSSFLSTIHADDAASAVVAALSVQSGVYNVADDEPLRRADYFAALERAVGENRLSFPEDLDHGLEGTMLEMVLRSQRVSNRKLREHSTWRPEHPTASETWRAIITESALLPA from the coding sequence ATGAGGGTATTCGTTGCTGGAGGGACCGGCGTGATCGGACGCCGCGTCGTGGAGTCGCTGGTGCGTGAAGGTCACGAGGTGACCGCCCTGGCTCGTACGGACGACACCGAACAAACACTGAGAACCTTGGGTGCCCGACCTGACCGAAGCGACCTCTTCGATCAGGCGGCACTGGAACGCGCCGTGCGCGGCCACGACGTAGTGGTGAACCTGGCCACGGCGATTCCGCCCGCTTCGGAGGCGATGTCGGAGCAGGCCTGGGCCAGGAACCACCGGGTTCGCCGTGAGGGGGCCGCCAATCTCTCCGAGGCGGCGCTCCGAGGTGGCGTCAGGCGCTTCGTACAGGAGTCCATCGCCTTGTTGTATGCCGATGGTGGCGACGAGTGGCTCGACGAAGAAGCTCCCGTCTCGACGACCTGGGTGACCGAGTCCTCTCTCGACGCGGAATCCGCCGCGCTCGCGTTCGGAAAAAGTGACCGAGAGGCGGTCGTGCTGCGGTTCGCCACGTTCCACGCTCCTGACAGCGCGCACACCGTCGATACCATCGGGGCCGCCCGGCAGGGGGTAGCCGCGTGCCTGGGGCCTCTGTCCTCCTTTCTCTCCACGATTCACGCAGACGACGCCGCGTCCGCGGTCGTCGCCGCGCTCTCGGTCCAGTCCGGCGTGTACAACGTCGCCGACGACGAACCTCTCCGACGGGCCGACTACTTCGCGGCCCTGGAGCGTGCAGTCGGCGAGAACCGGCTGAGTTTCCCGGAGGACCTGGACCACGGTCTGGAAGGCACGATGCTCGAGATGGTGCTGCGGTCGCAGCGCGTGTCGAACAGGAAGTTGAGGGAGCACTCGACGTGGCGCCCGGAGCATCCGACCGCGTCGGAGACCTGGCGGGCGATCATCACAGAGTCGGCGCTGCTGCCGGCCTGA
- a CDS encoding Rrf2 family transcriptional regulator — protein MSEGVEWAVHCLSVLASAPEGRALPARRLAEVHGVPTAYLTKHLQKLAAQGIVSSSPGPRGGFVLARPANEITLLDVVEAVDGAEPAFRCAEIRQRGPTAVEAECYQRPCGIAAAFARADLRWREELRETTLAMLVADIPNTVHPRQLKAAETWLAEVFAD, from the coding sequence ATGAGTGAAGGCGTCGAATGGGCCGTGCACTGCCTTTCGGTTCTCGCGTCGGCGCCCGAAGGCCGCGCGCTTCCGGCTCGTCGACTGGCCGAGGTGCACGGCGTGCCGACGGCCTACCTGACCAAGCATCTTCAGAAGCTGGCCGCGCAGGGAATAGTCTCGTCCTCGCCCGGGCCCCGCGGCGGCTTCGTACTGGCCCGACCGGCCAATGAGATCACGTTGTTGGACGTGGTAGAGGCGGTCGACGGGGCCGAGCCCGCTTTTCGTTGCGCCGAGATCCGTCAGCGTGGCCCGACGGCGGTGGAGGCCGAGTGCTACCAACGCCCGTGCGGAATTGCTGCGGCGTTCGCGCGTGCCGATCTGCGTTGGCGGGAGGAGCTACGGGAAACGACGCTGGCGATGCTCGTCGCCGACATCCCGAACACCGTCCATCCACGTCAGCTGAAGGCCGCGGAGACCTGGCTCGCCGAGGTCTTCGCCGATTAG
- a CDS encoding LacI family DNA-binding transcriptional regulator encodes MSRERITLKDIAKRVGVSVPTVSRALADHPDIHEETKARVRDVAQELHYIPNYRARYLRAKYSRLLALVVPEMNTFFVPSLVTGINGVAQRNDYSLIVFQSEDAIVQERRLLEDCVRLSVDGVLLALSSETSDLAHLRTLGDAGIPVVLLDKTIRTDEHSAVTIDDERVGAEAAEYLLRNGHRRAIGLFADDRQRISKLRRRGFQRAFASAGAPLEEDLLLRVSLLDELPGQLGSALDAHPDVTAVFAMSDELLVRAHHLLMRRGARVPQDVALLAISDGQAPYFLFPSVTHIRHSGAVVGERAAHTLIGLIDHSADSTMEVKVATRLVELGSVGARE; translated from the coding sequence ATGTCACGAGAGCGTATCACGCTGAAGGACATCGCGAAGCGCGTGGGCGTGTCGGTGCCCACGGTGTCTCGGGCGCTCGCGGACCACCCGGACATTCACGAGGAAACGAAGGCCCGCGTGCGCGATGTCGCGCAGGAGCTGCACTACATCCCCAACTACCGGGCGCGCTACCTCCGTGCCAAGTACTCGCGCCTCCTGGCGCTCGTGGTGCCCGAGATGAACACCTTCTTCGTGCCGTCGCTCGTGACGGGGATCAACGGCGTAGCGCAACGCAACGACTACTCGCTGATCGTGTTCCAGTCGGAGGACGCGATCGTGCAGGAGCGGCGGCTGCTCGAGGACTGCGTGCGCCTTTCGGTGGACGGGGTGCTGCTCGCGCTCTCCTCGGAGACGTCGGACCTGGCCCACCTGCGCACGCTGGGCGACGCGGGCATCCCGGTGGTGCTGCTCGACAAGACGATTCGCACCGACGAGCACTCCGCCGTCACGATCGACGACGAGCGCGTAGGAGCCGAGGCCGCGGAGTACCTGCTGCGCAACGGACATCGCCGCGCGATCGGTCTGTTCGCCGATGACAGGCAGCGCATCAGCAAGCTCCGGCGTCGCGGCTTCCAGCGGGCGTTCGCGTCCGCGGGGGCGCCGCTCGAGGAAGATCTTCTGCTGCGGGTCTCACTGCTCGACGAGCTGCCCGGGCAGCTTGGTTCGGCGCTCGACGCGCACCCCGACGTAACGGCGGTATTCGCCATGTCCGACGAGCTGCTCGTGCGCGCCCACCATCTGCTGATGCGGCGCGGGGCCCGCGTCCCCCAAGACGTCGCGCTGCTCGCCATCAGCGACGGTCAGGCACCGTACTTCCTGTTCCCCAGCGTGACCCACATCCGCCACTCCGGAGCCGTAGTCGGAGAGCGCGCGGCGCACACGCTGATCGGCCTGATCGACCACTCCGCCGACTCGACCATGGAGGTGAAGGTTGCGACGCGGCTGGTGGAGTTGGGATCGGTGGGGGCGCGGGAGTGA
- a CDS encoding TonB-dependent receptor, whose amino-acid sequence MPRTRVSLFIAIATFFASTTLTAQQTTTVRGTVTADDGRALAGAVVRVEGTTTSTLTDAGGAYSLEVRGEGEASITTSFLGYSPGAQTVNLSGATLTVDFVLGRDPLGLDALIVTGVANENTKIESSVSITTLDPTVVAASAPRTTAEIFRTIPGIRSEASGGDGNTNITVRGVPISAGGSKYLQLQEDGLPIFLFGDIAFATSDIFLRNDANLARIEAIRGGSASTLATNSPAGIINFISKTGETASGSVATTVGLDHDMNRLDFDYGSPFGDGLAFHVGGFLRSGEGPRDVGYTANRGGQLKANLTKLFDGGYARLYFKYLDDRTPAIMPMPIQVSGTNDDPDWEDAPGLDATLETTHSVFLQSNFGLDANGAPRSSDVTDGMRALSRAIGAEVAFDLGDGWSVESRARFAVNSGAFRAPFTAAVGPTASILTSVGESIDRDLTGATLTVSHTGDPFSGSNLQVITLFDTELQNFDNTMLDTRISKQVEGVTVSAGLFKGIQRVAMDWLWSNFLMEIQGENAGLIDITTAADGTISESGQYSYGVPAFGNCCQVQFNSTYDVTAPYGAIEIEASDQLTLSGSFRVDIGDVTGVGHGGVQGTADVNNDGEIAPIEESVSVVDQSQDNPVDYEYDYVSFSFGANVLLNEDRAIFGRFSRGSSAKADRAIFPTGIYIEPIQFGPKDEIEQAELGIKQQFANGGLFITGFYANTTEEGGFEATTQQVIETDYQALGVEVEGAFAFDALDLRGAATFTDAEITSGDNDGNTPRRQPKLMYNLLGSYQTEPGHNFGLSLIGQTRAYAQDVNELVMPAYAILNGFVGIEVSGNLRFVVGANNLFDSIGITESEEGSITENQVNLVRARSITGRSLTASVEYGF is encoded by the coding sequence ATGCCGCGGACCCGCGTAAGCCTCTTCATCGCTATCGCGACCTTTTTCGCCTCGACCACCCTGACAGCACAGCAGACCACGACCGTTCGCGGTACCGTGACGGCAGACGATGGGCGCGCGCTGGCGGGCGCCGTCGTTCGGGTCGAAGGGACCACCACCAGTACGCTCACCGACGCCGGCGGCGCCTACTCGCTGGAGGTCCGGGGCGAGGGAGAGGCGAGCATCACCACGTCCTTCCTCGGCTACAGCCCCGGCGCCCAGACCGTGAACCTGTCCGGCGCCACGCTCACCGTGGATTTCGTGCTGGGCCGCGACCCCCTGGGGCTGGACGCGCTCATCGTGACGGGCGTAGCCAACGAGAACACGAAGATCGAGTCGAGCGTCTCCATCACGACGTTGGATCCGACGGTCGTGGCGGCTTCGGCGCCGCGCACCACCGCGGAGATCTTCCGGACGATTCCCGGCATCCGCTCCGAGGCGTCCGGCGGCGACGGCAACACCAACATCACCGTCCGCGGCGTGCCGATCTCGGCCGGCGGCTCGAAGTACCTGCAGCTCCAGGAGGACGGCCTGCCGATCTTCCTCTTCGGCGACATCGCGTTCGCCACCTCGGACATCTTCCTGCGCAACGACGCGAACCTGGCGCGGATCGAGGCGATCCGGGGCGGCTCCGCGTCGACGCTGGCCACCAACTCGCCGGCGGGGATCATCAACTTCATCTCCAAGACCGGCGAGACGGCTAGCGGCAGCGTCGCCACGACGGTGGGGCTCGACCACGACATGAACCGGCTCGACTTCGACTACGGATCGCCGTTCGGGGACGGGCTGGCGTTCCACGTGGGCGGGTTCCTGCGCTCGGGCGAGGGCCCGCGTGACGTGGGCTACACCGCCAACCGCGGCGGGCAGCTCAAGGCGAACCTGACGAAGCTGTTCGATGGCGGGTACGCGCGGCTCTACTTCAAGTATCTGGACGACCGGACGCCGGCGATCATGCCCATGCCGATCCAGGTCAGCGGGACCAACGACGATCCGGACTGGGAAGACGCCCCCGGACTCGACGCCACGCTCGAGACCACGCACAGCGTCTTCCTGCAGTCCAACTTCGGGCTCGACGCCAACGGCGCGCCGCGCTCGAGCGACGTGACCGACGGCATGCGCGCGCTGTCCCGCGCCATCGGAGCCGAGGTCGCCTTCGACCTCGGCGACGGCTGGAGCGTGGAGAGCCGCGCCCGGTTCGCCGTCAACTCGGGCGCCTTCCGGGCGCCCTTCACCGCGGCGGTGGGGCCCACGGCGAGCATTCTGACTTCGGTCGGCGAGTCGATCGACCGGGATCTCACCGGCGCCACGCTGACCGTCTCGCACACGGGCGATCCGTTCAGCGGCAGCAACCTGCAGGTCATCACGCTCTTCGACACTGAGCTGCAGAACTTCGACAACACCATGCTGGACACGCGCATCTCCAAGCAGGTCGAGGGCGTGACCGTCAGCGCCGGCCTGTTCAAGGGCATCCAGCGCGTCGCGATGGACTGGCTGTGGAGCAACTTCCTGATGGAGATCCAGGGCGAGAACGCGGGCCTGATCGACATCACGACCGCCGCCGACGGCACGATCTCCGAGAGCGGGCAGTACTCCTACGGCGTGCCGGCCTTCGGCAACTGCTGCCAGGTCCAGTTCAACAGCACCTACGACGTCACGGCGCCGTACGGCGCGATAGAGATCGAGGCGAGCGACCAGCTCACCCTGAGCGGCAGCTTCCGCGTGGACATCGGCGACGTCACGGGCGTGGGCCACGGCGGCGTGCAGGGCACCGCCGACGTCAACAACGACGGCGAGATCGCGCCCATCGAGGAGAGCGTATCGGTGGTCGACCAGTCGCAGGACAACCCGGTCGACTACGAGTACGACTACGTGTCCTTCTCGTTCGGGGCCAACGTGCTGCTGAACGAGGACCGCGCGATCTTCGGCCGCTTCAGCCGTGGCTCCTCGGCCAAGGCGGACCGCGCGATCTTCCCGACGGGGATCTACATCGAGCCCATCCAGTTCGGGCCGAAGGACGAGATCGAACAGGCCGAGCTGGGCATCAAGCAGCAGTTCGCCAACGGCGGCCTGTTCATCACGGGCTTCTACGCCAACACCACCGAAGAGGGCGGCTTCGAGGCGACCACGCAGCAGGTGATCGAGACCGACTACCAGGCGCTGGGCGTGGAGGTGGAGGGTGCGTTCGCGTTCGACGCGTTGGACCTGCGCGGCGCCGCGACGTTCACCGACGCGGAGATCACGTCGGGCGACAACGACGGCAACACGCCGCGCCGCCAGCCGAAGCTCATGTACAACCTGCTCGGGTCCTACCAGACCGAGCCCGGGCACAACTTCGGCCTCAGCCTGATCGGCCAGACGCGGGCGTACGCGCAGGACGTGAACGAGCTGGTGATGCCGGCCTACGCGATCCTCAACGGCTTCGTCGGCATCGAGGTCTCCGGCAACCTCAGGTTCGTGGTGGGCGCCAACAACCTGTTCGACTCCATCGGCATCACCGAGTCGGAGGAGGGGTCCATCACGGAGAACCAGGTCAACCTCGTGCGGGCACGCTCGATCACGGGCCGGTCGCTTACGGCTTCGGTCGAGTACGGCTTCTGA